The following is a genomic window from Anaerolineae bacterium.
GGTACACGATTATTCCTGTTGATTGTTAAAGTTCGTTCTATATATGCTGATTTTTACCTTAAATTAGCTGCAAAAGTCGAGTTAATAATTCACAATTCACCATTCACAATTTTCCCGGGAGGTTTTACTTATGCTAAATCATTTTCCCCGTCCCCCTGCCGATAATGGCCGCGGCGTCCATTGGAGCCACAGCCAATATTTTTGGGGCAAAGACAATTGGAGTTTTTGGCAAGAGCAAATTCTGGCCATGCGGCTCAAATGGATTAAAGTGCTGGATGATGGCGGCGGCTCGGCCATGGGCTTGGTCAAACGCCTGGTAAACATTCAGGTGATGCCCGTCATCCGGTTTTACAAAGAAGAGCCTAATCCGGGCCACATCGGTGGCCGGGAGATAGAGACGGTCAAACGTTACGCCGAGATGGGGGCGGTCTACTTTGAAACCAATAATGAACCCGATTTGGACCTGGAGTGGAAAGATCGTAAACGCCCACCCAATTGGTTGGAGATTGTGGTAGATAATTTCATCATCGAAGCCGATATGATCCGCAAGGTGGGCGGCTACCTGCTCTTTCCGGCCTTTGGCCCCGGCGGGCGGGGCAATCCCCTCAAACTCATTGTCGAAAAAGGCCGCCAGGATATTCTGGACGGCAACTGCGGCCTGGCCATCCATAACTACTGCCTGGGCCGGCCCCTGGATTATCCCAACGACCCCGTCAACACCCAGGGCGTCCCGCTTACGCCGGAAGAGTGGGAAGAAAAAGGCGGCATGTGGGCCTGGGAAATGGGGGTTGAAACGGTGAACGAGTGGCGCAAAAAGTTGAAACAGCCCAATGCCAGCATTATGGCCGACTCCACCTGCTTCCGCGCCTTTGAATATTTTGACGCCCTGGTCAATGAAGCGGTGGGCCACTCCATCCCCATCTTTACCACCGAGGGCGGCTACAATGTGGGCCAGCGGGCCGGCACCACCTTTGGCGACGATCCCCGCTACCCCAAACCCACCCCCGAATGGACCGGCCGGCTAACGGAGGACATGTTCAAATACATCCAGGAGGAAGCCCCGGACTACTATTTTGCCTGCATGCCCTGGCTCATTGCCGTAGGTCGCATTGGGGTGTGGGGCGAAGGCTTTGAAAATCAGGGGCCGTGGTTCACCAATCATTTTGACCAACAGTTTGGCCTCAACGGCGAACTGCCGGTGGTGCCTAAACTCAAGGCCCGGCCCGGCAAAGTGCGTCAAGACGGCCCCATGCCCAAGGGCATGAAAAATTTCTACACCGGCCCGGACCTGACCGGGCGCAAATTTGACGACCGCTTCAAATACCTGGAGCCTCAAGTTTTGTTAGAGCCGGTGTCTGATCCCGCCAAACCTCACTGGCGTCTGGTTGAGGCTCGCTGGGCGGACGAACAGGAAGCGCAGGGCCGGGCTTACATTTTTGTCCGGGCGCTTGATGAGGCGGGCAAACCAATGGAAGGAGCCAGGTTTCAGGCAGAGCGGGAAGACGCGGTAGATAAAGTGGAAACCAAAGGGCAAATTGATCAGTATTGGGGCAATTACCTGATGACGGGCCTGCTGGGCACTTACCGGGTGAGCATGGCCCAGGATAACCTGCCCTCCGACAAGCTGGTCAACCCTGGCCTGGGCAATGAGGTTTCGCCCCGGCAAGGCGTGCCCACCAGCTTCTTTTTGACCTTCCAAAAAGTCAAAGCAGGCGCGCCGCCGGCCCCGGTTGAAACAGAAGAACCCGCCCCGGCCCGGCCGACTCCTGAACCCGCCCCAACGCCGGAAACGCCCGCGCCGCCTGTTGGCCCTCGCGCCGAAACGCCGGCCGAGGCTGCGGCTGCGGCCACCGAGTTAAAGGATGCGCTCATAGCCGCGGCGCGCCAATACATTATTCCGGTGAATCGTAATTCCGCCCTCTACCAACATGCCCAGGCTCATCATTTGGGCGAGTTTCTCTCGTCGGAATTTCCGCTGCGCCACCGGGGGGTGGAGTATCGCGCCCAGGTATTTGAAAAGGGCATTGTGTATGTTAAAGCCGATGAGGCTGGCCCGGTGAGGGAAATAGAGCTTTAGCGCCGCCGGTAGAACTGAAATATACCAAGCGCACGCTAAGCTTTCCGTAGGACGGCATCCCTATGCCGTCCGCTCACGCATAGGATGCGTGAGCTACGGAAATTTCAAAATACGTTTGGTATACTACCGCGCCAAGTTTGTCTATCGCCTTCTATTTGGGTATGATAGTGAAGGAGAACAAACCATGAACCGGCAACAAGCCTGGGATTTAGTTTGCGAATATACTCAAAGCCCGCAATTGCGCCGCCACATGCTGGCCGTTGAGTCCGCCATGCGGGGTTACGCCCGCCACTTTGGCCGGGACGAGGAAAAATGGGGCCTGGTTGGCCTGCTGCACGATTTTGATTACGAGCGTTACCCTGATGTGGCCGCAGACGGCCATCCCAATGCCGGCGCGCCTATTTTACAGGAACAGGGCGTTGACGAAGAAATTATCCGGGCCATCCTCTCCCACGCCACCGAAGTAACCGGCGTAGAGCGCCAATCGCTGATGGAGCATACGCTCTACGCCGTGGACGAATTGACCGGCCTGATTGCGGCGGTCGCCCTGGTGCGCCCCTCCAAAGACATCCGCGATGTTACGGTAAAGTCGGTGCGCAAAAAGTGGAAGGCCAAAGCCTTTGCCCCCGGCGTTAACCGCGCAGAAATTGAAGCAGGGGCCAATGCCCTAAATATAGATTTAAATGAACACATCAACATTGTGTTAGCCGCTATGCAAGCCACCGCCCTTGAATTGGGTTTGGCCGGGCCGGCAAACTAAATATTGTAGTCAGATATAGATAAGGACCCCCAATATGACCTCTGAAATTCAACAAACTCCCGCTACTCCCGCTAAAATAATGCATGAAACCTTTAACCAGTTATCCACCATTGTCAGCATTGCCCAGTTCAGCCTGCTCAACGAAGAAATATCGCCCAAACTTCAGGAGGACCTGAAGCGCATCATTGAAACTGTACGTGTGATCTCCAATCATCTTAAACATCTGGCCGAGATGCTGGAGGAAGAGTGATTTGCCGTCTGTGTTCAGGTTGTCAACCCCCGCCGCACTGGGACTGGTAGTAATATTATCAATCTTTGTTATTGCGCCGTTGTTTTACCCCGGCTACATCCAAACCCATAGCGGCTTTGGACCGTTATGGAATGTGCTGGATTTGCGAGCCGCCCCCAGCGCATTGACCTGGACGCCCCACCTGGCCCTCAAATTTGACCCGCTCCGCGGCGATGGCCTCCTGGCCTATTACCTGGCGGCGTTGTTGCCTTTCTCGCCTGCCGCGGCCATAAAAATAGAGGCGGGCCTGGGCTGGCTCCTGGGTGGGGTGGGCATGTTTCTGTGGCTCAGGCGTTGGCTAGGCCATCCCGGCGCGCTCGTGGCCGCGCTGGTTTACACTTATCTGCCTTACCGGCTGGTGGCGGTGTACGTGCGCGGGGCCTGGGGCGAGGCGCTATTTTGGGGCTTATTGCCCTGGGCGATGTTGACCACCACCTCCCTGATTACCTCGCCCAAACTCCCCTTTTTGATAATGACGGCCCTGGTTTGGTTCGTTCTGGGCCTGAGCCAGTTGGGATTGACCCTGTGGGCGTTTTTGGTGGTGGTGGCCCTGCTCCTGGCCGTCTACCCCAAACAATCCCTCCGGCCAATTCTGGTTGCCTTGTTGGGCGTGGGGCCGGCGCTGTGGTTATCTCTATCTCTAGCCGCTATTCCCCCCTCCGCGCCCAATTTTGCCGACCACTTTCTGTACCCTTTTCAACTCTTTTCAGCCTACTGGGGTTTTGGCCCCAGCCGGCCCGGCTGGAACGATGGCCTGTCTCTCCAGTTAGGTTTGGCCGGGGTGGGCTTAACCACGATCACGTTACTTTTATGGTTACGCCCCGGCGGGCCGGCCAACCGCGCCGACCGGCGGCTGCTTTTCTTTTTAACCCTCGCCGTGGCATTGATTCTGCTCCAACTGGGGGTAATGGCCGGGGTATGGCGGCTACCTATCTGGCCCGGCTACACGCTGGCCAACACCCTCGCCTATCCCTGGCAATTATTGGGCCTGACCGGTCTGGCCCTGGCCGCGCTGGCCGGGGCCGCAGTTTGGTTGGATGAACAACTGGCCCGGCTGCCCCTGCTGGGCAGTATCATTCTGGTGATCATCCTTAGCAGTTACCATTACCTTTCGCCTCAATTCATCCGGCCCCGGCCGGAGATGGTTTCCGGGCCGCAGGCGCAACTGGGCCAGGCGCAACTGGGCGCAGAAACACAGGTCGCCCTGTTGGCGCATGATTTTTCCGTATTAACCGGCGACCATACGGCCGGCCTTGTCCGCGGCCAAACGGCCATTCCGCTGGCCGTCCACGGCCCCTTGCGGGCCAACGACATTCTGAGCCTGAACGTAACCTGGCATCCGCTCCGGCCGTTTGCCGAAGACCTGAAAGTTTTTGTGCACCTGGTTGACCCCACCGGCCAGGTCATCGCCCAATTCGACGGCCAGCCCCAATCCGGCCATTATCCTACCTCGCAATGGATCCCGGGCGAATTGATTGCCGACTCCTACCCCCTTCTTTTCCCCGCCAACGCCCCGCCCGGCCCTTACCGGGTTTTCGTGGGCCTGTACCACGAAACCACCCTCACCCGCCTGCCTGTGCGCAACGATGCGGAAGGGAGGGTGATTCTGGATGTCGAATAAAATAAAAATGAGAAGTGAGAAGTTGAACACCGCCCACAAATTGGCCGGGGTTGACCCCTATGTGTGGCTAACGCTTTTGCTTTCATTACCCGTGATTGGGCCGCTTTTACAGCCGGGTTACTTTTGGGGAGGGCACGACGCCCGGCACTCGGTTTACTTTTTGCACCAGTTTGATAAGGTGATCCGGGATGGGGTGTGGTATCCCCGCTGGATACCGGACATGGCCTTTGGTTATGGTTATCCCTTTTTTAACGTCTACGGCCCGCTGGCCTCTTACGCGGGCGAGGCATTTCACCTGCTTGGCTTTAACATTGTCACCTCGGTTAAAATTGTGTTTGGCCTGTCGGCGGTTTTATCCGGCTTGACCATGTACCTTTTTGTCCGGCGGCTGCTGGGCCGGCCCGCCGGTTTGATCGCCGCGCTCACTTACGTTTACCTGCCCTACCACCTGTTTGACCTGTACGTGCGGGCCGACCTGGCCGAATCGGTGGCTTTTGTTTTTGTGCCCCTGGTTTTATGGGGCTTTTACGGGGCCGTCACCCGGCCCCGGCTGCCCGCCCTGGTGGGGGCCGCGCTGGCCTATGCCGCGCTTATGTTCACTCATTCCCTCTCGGCCTTCATCCTCACCGCCATTCTGGGGCTATATGTGGCCTACATGCTGGGCTGGCAATTTTGGCAAAATCGGCGCCGGCCTGAGAGCCAACCGCCCGCTCCGCCGCCCGGCCGGCGGATGGCCCCCTACGTTTGGCGAAGGAAACACAATCCTTACCTGGCGCTTCTTCTTGCCGGTTTGCCGGCCTTATTTGTGCTGCTGCTGGGCCTGGGCCTGAGCGCCGTTTACCTGCTGCCCGCGCTCACCGAGGCCGGATTTGTGCGCACCGACCAGTGGTTTGGCGGGCGTTTTGCTTTTGGCGATGATTTTGTGGAAGTATTTCAGCTCTTTTCTCCTCAATGGGGGTTTGGGGCCAGCATCCCCGGCCCGGATGACCAAACCGGTTTTCAACTGGGTCTGGCCGCCACGGTTCTGTTCATCCTCTCTTTTTGGTTGACGCCCAAACTGGTGGATACCGCCGTGCGCCGCACGCTCTACTTTTTCCAGGGCGTCACCCTGGTGATGGCTTTTTTAACCGTGCCGCTGTCCACGCCGGTGTGGGCGTTGCTGCCCCTGGCCCAATTGGTTCAATTCCCCTGGCGACTCCTGGTAGTGGTGGCGCCCTACATTTCCATTGCCGCCGGGGTCATCCTGGCCGGCGACAAAATTCAAGAAACAGAAACATCGCCCGCCCCTCAGCCGCCCTTCCTTTTCCCGCTGCCCGTCATTATCCTGGCCTGTCTCATTTTGCTCTCCAGCTATCCCTACGTGCAGGCCCAGGTGCGCGATCCCAAACCCACCGAAGGGCCGGTCAGTGAAGCCGCTTTATTTCGCTTTCAACAATCTTCCGATGAGATGACGGGTCAAACGGCCTGGGTGCGGCGTATTCCCAACTGGTCCACCCTGGCCGAAAAAGTAGTGCGGGGCGGGCAGATCAGCACCAAAGTGCATTACGCCGCCCTGCCCGCCGATAACACCGTGGGCGTTTATTCCATGGAAATGGACAGCCAGCACGAACTGCTTTGGGTAGGAACCGAAAAAGAAGGGCAGGCGGTCACGTTTTTTACGCCCTACTATCCCGGCTGGCGGGCCTACGTTTATGAGGATTTGGGGCCGGACGACGGCAATCTGGATAAAGAAGTGGGGCCGGTCACCCGGATCGGGCCGGTTGTGGACCGGCCCGCACTCAGCGTCACTTACCTGGAAGGCTGGCTGGTGGTGCCCATTCCGCCCGGTTTCCATTTTTTGGAGATCCGGTTTGAAGACACGCCGGTCAGGATAATGGGCCGCTGGATTTCTTTTTTATCATTTTTAGTGGGTGGGGGACTGTTGTTAGCGTCGCGCAGGTGGCACGGCAGGGTTAGCCTGTTGCCAGAAGAGGGTAGCAGGGAAGCAGGGGAGTACGGCAGCTATGGAAGCAGCTAAATTATTCATCATGGTGGTTGATGACGAACCGCAGGTGCTTGAGGCGATCCGCCTGATGCTGGAAGACGTAGGCGGCTATCAAGTGTGGACGGCCACAAACGGCCGGCACGCCCTGGAGCGATTGGAAGCGGCCCTGGCCCGAAGACGCCAACAGGGGTTTGGTGGTCAGGTCAAATACCTGCCTGATTTGATTTTATCAGACATTCTCATGCCGGTGCTGGACGGTTACGATTTTTACGAACAAACGCGGGCCAATCCCTATTTGAACCACATCCCCTTTATTTTTCTAACCGCCAAACAAGATGAGGCCGACATTCGCCGGGGCAAAGAATTGGGCGTGGACGACTATCTCACCAAACCCTTCAAAACCGAGGATTTGCTGGCCAGC
Proteins encoded in this region:
- a CDS encoding glycosyltransferase family 39 protein; translated protein: MSNKIKMRSEKLNTAHKLAGVDPYVWLTLLLSLPVIGPLLQPGYFWGGHDARHSVYFLHQFDKVIRDGVWYPRWIPDMAFGYGYPFFNVYGPLASYAGEAFHLLGFNIVTSVKIVFGLSAVLSGLTMYLFVRRLLGRPAGLIAALTYVYLPYHLFDLYVRADLAESVAFVFVPLVLWGFYGAVTRPRLPALVGAALAYAALMFTHSLSAFILTAILGLYVAYMLGWQFWQNRRRPESQPPAPPPGRRMAPYVWRRKHNPYLALLLAGLPALFVLLLGLGLSAVYLLPALTEAGFVRTDQWFGGRFAFGDDFVEVFQLFSPQWGFGASIPGPDDQTGFQLGLAATVLFILSFWLTPKLVDTAVRRTLYFFQGVTLVMAFLTVPLSTPVWALLPLAQLVQFPWRLLVVVAPYISIAAGVILAGDKIQETETSPAPQPPFLFPLPVIILACLILLSSYPYVQAQVRDPKPTEGPVSEAALFRFQQSSDEMTGQTAWVRRIPNWSTLAEKVVRGGQISTKVHYAALPADNTVGVYSMEMDSQHELLWVGTEKEGQAVTFFTPYYPGWRAYVYEDLGPDDGNLDKEVGPVTRIGPVVDRPALSVTYLEGWLVVPIPPGFHFLEIRFEDTPVRIMGRWISFLSFLVGGGLLLASRRWHGRVSLLPEEGSREAGEYGSYGSS
- a CDS encoding response regulator, with the translated sequence MEAAKLFIMVVDDEPQVLEAIRLMLEDVGGYQVWTATNGRHALERLEAALARRRQQGFGGQVKYLPDLILSDILMPVLDGYDFYEQTRANPYLNHIPFIFLTAKQDEADIRRGKELGVDDYLTKPFKTEDLLASVRGKLRRVSQRREITAQVVGDANKPAALGVVILLGLIFLIILVTVVITMMWLG
- a CDS encoding HDIG domain-containing protein, with the translated sequence MNRQQAWDLVCEYTQSPQLRRHMLAVESAMRGYARHFGRDEEKWGLVGLLHDFDYERYPDVAADGHPNAGAPILQEQGVDEEIIRAILSHATEVTGVERQSLMEHTLYAVDELTGLIAAVALVRPSKDIRDVTVKSVRKKWKAKAFAPGVNRAEIEAGANALNIDLNEHINIVLAAMQATALELGLAGPAN